TCGTTATTAAGTTGTGTAATTACTATTTCTATTTTCTTTGTATATCTAATACTGAGATTATAAGTAGATTTAGCTGTCTTTGAACAGTTTTTTAATGCCTCTTCAAATTCAGCTTGAGATACTTTAACTTTTGGGATTTCTACTTGATAATTAGATGTATTTCCGTGATTTTCATATTTGTTAGATTGAGAATAATTATAGTTATTTTTTGGAAATAAATCAAAACTATGATACCAATTTGGATCAAAAGTTTTGATTTGTTTTCCGTAAATTTTTACACTCTTAATAGGTGTTAGGTTTAAATGGGCTATTTCTCTCATGATAACTGGTAACAGTTGATCTTTTTTTGTAACTGCTACTGACTCCAGGGCTATTTTGAGACAATCATTTTTAACAGAGACTTTGGCAATAATGCCGTCAAAAGTTAAGGATTGGTTAAGACTATGAGCAATATCATCTGGATTAATCTGCATAAATCAGTGATTTTTATACTAAGCAACTGAGTGGTAATCATAATATAATTACTTAGTCAAAGCAAGTAGATTTCATAAAACGAATAGGTGCGTTAACACCTAATACTTTTAAATCCCCTAACCCACTTCAGCATAAGCAACAGGATCTTTTAACCCCAATTCAGCAAAAGCTGCTAACCGCAACTGACAAGAATCACAGACACCACAAGCCACATCATCACCAGCATAACAAGACCAAGTGAGATGCCAAGGCACACCTAATTGATTACCAAGTTGGATAATTTCTGTCTTCTTCAAATTAATTAAAGGGGCAATAATTTCAATTGCTTGTCCCTCACGTCCTTGTTTTGTTCCCAGACGGAAAACTTCCTGCATAGCTTCAATATAATCAGGACGACAATCTGGATAGCCAGAATAATCTAGGGCATTAACACCAATGTATACTCTTTCCGCTGCGATCGCTTCCGCATAGCCCAAAGCAAAACTTAAAAAGATCGTATTCCGCGCTGGAACATAGGTAACAGGTATATTATCTGCCATTTCATCTAAAGAGCGCTCTTGCGGCAAATCAATCTGATCATCTGTCAGCGCAGAACCACCCCACTGTCGTAAATCAAAATTAACTACTTGATGTTGAACAACCCCAGCCACTTTTCCAACCATCAAAGCAGAATTTAATTCTTTTTGATGTCGCTGTTGATAATCAAAAGAGATAGCATAACATTCACAGCCCTCAGCCTTTGCTTGATAAAGAACAGTTGAAGAGTCTAAGCCACCAGATAAGAGAATTACAGCTTTCATATCAAAATCGGAAATGAAAAGGAATTTTAGCAATTAGCAATTCTTCACAAATTACATCCAAAAGATGGGAAAATCAACAAAATGACCCAAACAAAAATTAAATATATCTAAAAACTCTTAGAAATGAGAACATTAATTGTATAAATCGTCCAAAACATTATACTCTGAGTATTAACTATGTGATAACTTGTAATTTTACTTATAGAAAGGGTAATTGATTTACCACTATAAAAACCAGGTATTGATTAGATTTAGTTAATTCCCTAAATACGTACCTGATAATTCCTACTAAAAAGTTATCAAAGTTACAAAGTCAACCTAAGAAAACACATAATTTTTCTCATAAATGAATAAAACAGGATAATTAATAACTATTGACCGAAAAGATAATCCAGATGGGGGGAACAGAACCCAAACTTTGAAATTCTTCATAAAGATAATCACTATGTTACCATCTGGATGGTTTAAGACAAATCAAACCTGGCGTTTAAGTATAAAGGCCAACGACCTTAGCGTCTCTAAATTTGGTGGTTGAGGAGAGAACAATAGTGCAAGATAGCATATCAGTGTCAGAACCAAATCTATATTCACAGCGCAGCCAGCCGCACCTTATCCGTATCGGCGTGATTGGTGTTGGTAATATGGGACAACATCATACCCGCATCCTGAGTTCCATGAAAGATGTGGAACTAGTCGGCGTTTCCGATATTAACGTCGAACGTGGTTTAGAAACTGCCAGCAAATACAAAGTCCGGTTTTTTGAAGACTACTGCGACTTACTACCCCATGTAGATGCAATTTGTGTTGCAGTACCTACACGGCTACACTATGCAGTGGGTATCAACTGTTTGTTAGCAGGAATCCATGTTTTAATTGAAAAACCGATAGCGGCTAGTATTTCTGAAGCAGAATCTTTAGTTAATGCCGCGGCAGAATCCCAGTGTATTTTGCAAGTTGGTCACATTGAGCGATTCAATCCCGCTTTTAGGGAACTTACCCAAGTTCTCAAAACCGAGGAAGTCTTGGCTTTAGAATCTCACCGCATGAGTCCTTATTCAGCGCGGGCGAATGATGTTTCCGTAGTGCTGGATTTAATGATCCATGACATTGATTTGCTGCTAGAATTAGCTGCCTCACCAGTGGTAAAGTTGACTGCTAGTGGGACTCGTTCTTTAGACTCAGGTTATTTAGATTATGTAACTGCGACCCTGGGCTTTGCCAATGGTGTTGTTGCCACACTGACAGCCAGCAAAGTTACTCACCGGAAAATTCGTCGCTTAGTTGCTCATTGTAAAAATTCATTTACAGAAGCAGATTTTCTCACTAATGAGATTTTTGTACATCGCCAAACCCCTGTTAATCCGCTCATTGACCATCAAAAAGTCTTATATAGACAAGATGGTTTAATCGAAAAGGTTTATACAACTAATGTTCAACCTCTCAGTGCAGAGTTAGAGCATTTTGTCAACTGCGTCCGTGGTGGCAATCAACCTTCTGTAGGTGGTGAACAAGCTCTCAAAGCCCTGCGCTTGGCAAGTTTAATTGAGCAAATGGCTTTAGAAGAAAGAGTTTGGAATCCCTTGGAATGGTCTTCCGAATCCAGAGTCCAATCTTTGACATCAACCATTTAGCAAAAACTGACAGTGAGGGAAATTAATGGTTTTTCCCCACTATTAAAAATAGTAATTGGTGATTAGTGATTTTTCTACTATTCTGATTCCTGAACTCCTAACCTTAACCAAAAAACTTTTTCAGTCAGTCTTATGAATTTTGACGTATTTCTAGTTACACTTAACCCAACCTAAAATTTTTGTAGCTCACCTTTTTATAAGATGAGCATAATAACTTGTTACAGAGGAGCTTTCATGACAGATCAACCCCCCGTCGCTAATCCAATGAATGCCGCTGCCATTCCCATGAACCGAAACCCAGCAGCTTCCGCAGCCACACCCATGAATTCTGGAAATTCTGGAAAACCAAGCAATATTGGCGGTAAAGTTATTCTCAGTGTTGATCTAGGCAGAACATCTACAAAGACTTGTGTAAGCCGTGAACCCAATAATGTGGCTTTCATCCCTTCTAATGTTAAGCAAACATCAATTGAGCAAATTCGCGGTGGTGTCTTTGAAGCTAAGGCTACTGACCCACTAATGGATTTGTGGCTAGAGTATCAAGGTAGTGGCTATGCTGTAGGGCAACTAGCCGCCGATTTTGGGGCAAATCTTGGCGTTGGTCAATCTAAAGTAGAAGATGCCCTGGTAAAAGTATTATCATCTGCCGGGTATTTTAAGCTTAAAGATGAAATTTTTGTGGTTCTAGGTCTGCCTTTCTTATCTTTGGAACAATTTGAAAAAGAAAAGGCACAGTTAACTAGCTTGGTAACTGGACCCCATGTATTGAATTTTCGAGGTGAATCCATAACTTTGAACATTGCCAAAGTCTGGATAATGCCCGAAGGATATGGTAGTTTACTGTGGTCAGAAACTCAACCTAACAAAGCAGTAACAGCTCCCGATTTTACGAAAATATCTGTAGGGATTGTTGATATCGGTCATCAAACCATTGATATGATCATGGTGGATAATTTCCGCTTTGCCAGAGCCGCTTCTAAGAGTGAAGACTTTGGGATGAGCAAATTTTATGAAATGGTAGCTAAGGAAATAGATGGCGCTGATAGTCAATCTTTAGCATTAATTTCTGCGGTTAATAAACCCAAAGGCGAACGCTTTTACCGTCCTAAAGGCGCTAGTAAGCCGACTAATTTAGATGATTTTCTCCCTAATCTGACAGAGCAGTTTTCACGGGACATTTGCTCTCGCGTGTTAGCGTGGTTGCCAGAGCGGGTAACTGATGTGATTATTACAGGTGGTGGTGGAGAGTTTTTCTGGGAAGATGTTCAACGTCTCCTCAAAGAAGCTAAAATCAACGCTTACTTAGCTGTACCTTCTCGACAGGCTAATGCTTTGGGGCAGTATATTTACGGAGAAGCGCAATTATCTGCTGCTGTTCGTGCTAGGTAATAAAACTGATGTTCCAATGGTCAAAGAAGGTAGTCAAATCCGTTACGTTCAATCCAGACATTGCTGATGAAAGCTTGTTAGCGCAGGTGGAAAACTATTTGGAGGAACAGCCAGATAAAACTTTCAGTGATCTGTGTAAAGAGTCTCTCTGGAAACTCTTGTGTGTTCCAGAACCCGTACAACTAGCTTCTAAGACAGCAAATATAACTATGGTTGAACAAAGAATCGGTGAGATACAAAATCAAATGGTTGGGTTTGAGGAACGTCTTTTTGCTAGGGAGTCTCATCGTTTGGAAGCGATAGAAAGTCAAATGTTGCAACTTACTCAACAAGTTGCAAAGTTAGCAATCATTCTCAATCAGCAACCACTTACCTATATTCCTCCTGATAGCGTAGTGCAAGCTATACCAGAACCAGAACCTCAAGAAATAGACCCTATAATTGATCGTATTGGTCAGTTTCTTGATGATTTCTAAGAAAAAACTCGGTTTTTCTGTGTTTTTACTTTGAATAAAGTACCCTAAATCCCACCCATAACCCATTTCGGCGTTATTGGTGGGATATTTTGTTTAAAATTCAAAAAAATCTCCCCCTGTCTAGGAATTGCTAATCTAACTTTCTGATTTCCTGACTTCTATCTAAAATTTTTGGATTTTCCATAAATAGCTGGATAGCAAATTTGTCACGATATGAGCAATAATAGGTACTAATAAGTTGCCACTGAATAGGGCGCTGTAACCTAAAATAATTCCAATAATAGTTGCCCAAATTACATAAGGCCATTGTTGGGGACTGCTAAGATGTAGGACTCCAAAACAAAGACTTGATACTATCACAGCGGTATGATCTCCACCTAAAGCGGGTAGCATTACACCTCGAAATAATAATTCTTCACTTAAACCTGGTAGTAATCCTAACCAAATTAAATCTGGTAAGGCTAGAGGTTTGAGAACCATTTCTAAATAATAATCAGCACTTTTGCGATAGGAAGGGGAAAGGCGATAAGCTAAACCACTTAATATAGTAATGATTAGACCTAAACCAATTCCTAGTAATAAATCTTGTTCGTGCCATTGCCACTTAAAGAGGATAATATTACCCCAGCGTAACCATAGTTTGGCAACTATCCAGAGAATAATTGCTGTTACACCCATTGCTACTAAGACTTGGGTGCGTGTTAGGTAAGGAATTTCTGGTTCTTGATTTCGTTGTTGAATCACTGGATTTTAAATAATGTAATGGGTAATTGGTAATTGGTAATGACTAATGACCACTGACTAATGACTAATGACCAATGACGAAGGATTAATACCTGCTTTGTGAGCGACTAGTACGCCTACTGCTTCTAAGTATGAGTTTACTTGCAAGGTTTGAATTCTTAACATGGGGGCAGAAACTTGGATCAAAGTTTTATTTTCTGCAACGGTAATGATTTGACATTGTTTCTGGCTTAAACTTAATAAAGCACTGTTTCCACAAGCTGTGGCGGGAATAATTAAAGCATCAACTTGATCTGCCCAGATATCAGTTGATAAAGAACTATAATTTTCTGTATTAATGATAAATTGCGGAGCGTTACTCAAGCCAACTAAAACACAAGGTAAGAATGTGTAGCCGATTTCTTCAGCCGCTGCACGGGGGGATAAATTGGCAGCTGGTGGTGCGGGAGAAAGGGCGGGAGCATGGGCGCAGGGAATTTTAAAGGTGCGGACTAATAAATGGCTAATGACGGCTTCTGCACCTGCTAGAGGGTCTACTCCTTGACCTTGGCGATAGTTTTCGACTGCGGTTTCGTCCATGTCGTCGGGGAAACGGGCAACAACAGCGATCGCTTCGGCTTTTTCTTCTATAATTAATTTCTCAGCAGCCCGTAATAAACTATCAGGATTCCCTATTGTTCCCCAACTTGTACCTGATGGAGAAGTCCGTAACTCTACGTTTAATGGGGCATCGGTAATAACATGATTTGTAATATTTAATCCCAGGGTTGCTCTAGCTGCGTCGGCTACCTGCAAGTGTCGCAGCATTAATTCCGGTTCGATACCTTGGTCTAAAAGTAACCCGACTCTGTTACTACGAACGGGACGTAAACCCCATTCTCCAGCCGCAAATTTATCTAAACCATAACCTTCAACGTAGAAGGCATTAGGGATATTCCAGTATAAACTTGCACCGTTCATGACATTGGGGTGAGTAATCAAGCGATCGCACACCTGTGATATAAGTTTAGCTACTGGTAAGGCATCACCAGCATAACCGCCAATCGCTGCCCCAATGCCGGTGGGTATAATTAAAATTACTGTGTATGGTTTTTGGATGGGTATCACAGGGTTTTTTTGTTTCGCGTTAAAACGCAAAGAAGAAATTTAAACAGTAACTACAGCTTCTACTGTGGCTGTTTGTTGTTTCTCGTCAACAGCAGTAATAGCCCAACGGAGGGGTTCACCTTGTTTTTGTAATTCTGCTGTAATGGCTTTTTCTAATTCTGTAGGAGTTTCTTCTAATTCAATTTCAGCGGTAATAAAGTGAGTTGTCATAATTCTAAATCCTTTGCTATTGATGATTTTGAGAATAAAGAAACTGTTGGGGAATAGGTAATTATTAATTATTACCTATGCTTTACCAAATTGTGCTTGATAAACGATGTCTTCTTTTTCGGTTTCAATTTTTAAATTAGAAAGAGGTTTAGCAACACAAAGTAAGGCATAGCCTTGTTTTTGCAAATCTGGACTTACACCCATACCCTCCGATTGCTCTACAGTTCCTTCTGTAACTAAAGCAGCACAAGTTGTACAAACACCAGCACCGCAAGAGGTGGGTAAGTCTAAACCCGTAGATGAAGCGGCTGTGAGAATAGTTTCATTTTCAGGAACTTGGATAGTATATGTTGTCCCTTGGTGGTTAATTTCTACGGTGTAAGTTTTAGACATATATAACAGCAGTATTTGGCAACGGACAAATATCTTATTGTACCTGATAATATATAGCAATTTTGTCTGATTTACGAAAATTTCTCTTTTTAACGTTGCTCAATTCTTATAGGATACCGCGCCATTAACCAATTGATTTATATCCATATATGTGTATAGTATCTTATAATTAATTTAGTAGCTCTTGTATCAAAATAGGTTAATTGACAGATGACTGATAAACGCGAACTTTCAGAACAGGATATTTGTACAAAGTATATTTTACCTGCTTTATTGCGTTCAGGGTGGGATATCACCAAGCAAGTCCAAGAACAGGTATATTTTACTGATGGTCGGATTTATGTTCAAGGGAATCAAACACGCCGGGGAAAGGCGAAAAAAGCCGATTATATTCTTTATTATAAACCGAATATTCCGATTGCTGTTATTGAAGCTAAAAAAAATATTTATCCTGTTGGTGCTGGTATGCAACAGGCTTTAAATTATGCAGAAATTTTAGATTTACCTGTGGCTTTTAGTTCTAATGGAGATGGTTTTTTAGAACATGATAAATCAGGTTTTTCTCATTTAATTGAACGAGAATTAAAATCTGAGTTATATCAGGTAGCAGCATGATTAAAATTTGTGTTATAATGCAGTGAAAATGTTTAAACTATGGAAACTATGCAGACTTATAATCTTATAGATGCTCCCAATAAACATGGTGAAATTTTTGATCAAGCAGCTATTGAACCAGTATTACTTACTCAAGAATCACAACCTAGTTATGTTATTTTTTCCGTAGAATTATACGAAAAAATGATTAATCAGATACAAGAATTAGAAGATCGGCTTTTGCTAGAAAAAGCTAAAACTGCTATTAATGAATCACAAATGGTTGGTACGGAGGCTTTTACATCTGCGCTGGAGAGTTTAGCTAATGGCGAAACTTGATGGTTTATCAACTGTTATGGATTTTTTGAACGGATTACAACCTAAAATAGCGGCGCAAATATCAAAAAAGGTTTTATCTTTAAATGTTGAACCTTTACCAAATGATAGTGAACAACTATCTGGTTATCAGGGTTTTTATCGAGTAGATAGTGGTGAATATCGAATTGTTTATAGATATTTTCCAGATCAAGATTTAGTCGAAGTGATTTTAGTAGGTAAGCGTAATGATGATGTTTATAAAAGATTAAAAAGGTTGCTAGGATAAACTTCAAAAATATCCAAAACAAAAATATATCCTAAAAATATATAAATATTTTCATGAATTTGTTGGGGTTCTCTCAGGTTATTAATAGAATTTGTCTGAATCAGGATGTCCACCGATTAAAGGATTTACAGGATGGAATGTAGAATGATTTTGATAATCTCAGTTCAGAAGATGATTAACATAATAATATTATTCAACAATGGATAATTAGTAAATAACATCCTGTAAATCCTCAAATCCTGTAAATCCTGATTCAGACAAATAAAATTATTTTGATAATCTCAGTTCAGAAGATGATTAACATAATAATATTATTCAACAATGGATAATTTATAAATAACATCCTGTAAATCCTCAAATCCTGGATATCCTGATTCAGACAAATAAAATTATTTTGAAAATCTCAATTCAGAAGATGATTAACATAATAATATTATTCAACAATGGATAATTTATAAATAACATCCTGTAAATCCTCAAATCCTGGATATCCTGATGCAGACAAATAAAATTATTTTGATAATCTCAGTTCAGAAGATGATTAACATAATATTTTTATTCAAAAATGGATAATTAGTAAATAACATCCTGTAAATCCTCAAATCCTGGATATCCTGATTCTGACAAATAAAATGATTTTGATAATCTTAATTCAGAAGATGATTAACATAATATTATTCAAAAATGGATAATTGGTAAATAACATCCTGTAAATCCTCAAATCCTGGATATCCTGATTCTGACAAATAAAATGATTTTGATAATCTTAATTCAGGAGATGATTAACATAATATTATTCAAAAATAGATAATTGGTAAATAACATCCTGTACATCCTTAAATCCTGAAAATCCTGATTCTGACAAATAAAATGATTTTGATAATCTTAATTCAGAAGATGATTAACATAATATTATTCAAAAATGGATAATTGGTAAATAACATCCTGTACATCCTTAAATCCTGAAAATCCTGATATGGCTTACGCCACGCTACGCCATCAGACAAATAAAATTAATTAAACCTACTCAAAAATTCATTAGCAGTAATAATTTCAATATTCCTAAAAGGATTTAATACCAATAAATCTTGATCACCAGTAATAATAAAGTCAGCATTACCGCTAATTGCTAACTCCAAAAACTTATCATCTTTGGAATCACGACAAATAGTAATAGATTCTTTTATTTCTATCAATTCTGACATCTCTACTAGTTTAAGAATAAATTCTTGCTTTTCCTCTACGGTAAAATATTTGTTAAATTTCTTGCGACTTAAAACTCGATTAAGTTCTAATAATGTTGGTTCTGAATATAAAGTTAATCCCTGTGCTTCTATTTTTTTAATTATCTGAAAAGGAGGAGAGTTTTTAATCAGCAATGCACTGACTAAAATATTATTATCTAAGACAAAACGGTTATTCTTCATCATCATCTAAAATCGCCTGTAATATCTCTGGTGTCAAACCTCTCTTTTCAGCTTTATCAGCAATTTCGTCCATCACTTGACTAAGAGTTTTATTAGCCAAATCAGGTTGAAAAAACAACTTAATTATGACACTTAGTTTTTGTTGTTTGTTAACTTCTGCCTCTCGATAAGCTTTCGCTACTTCATTATCAACATTAATAGTAATTGTTTCCATCTCAAACTCCTAGATTTGATACAAAAGACAATTGCCTTTATATTCCTATTTTACCATGATCTTGCAAACACCACGCACAACTGGATAAAAATCTTATATAGCTTGCTTCCTAAAGGATATTACCCCTACAGCATCACTAAAAATCAATATCCTGTAAATCCTCAAATCCTGGATATCCTGATTCTGACAAATAATTAACTAACAGCTTTTTGTTGCTGATATATTTGCTTAAATAAAGCTTGCTGTTTTTGATGATCAACAATAGGTTGAGGGTAATTTCCAATATATAATGGGGGAATTTTCCCAGTTACTAAATATCCCGTATCTACAGAACGCAATTCTGGTACCCATTGACGAATATATTCAGCTTCTGCATCAAATTTTTGCGTTTGACTCGCTGGGTTAAAGATGCGTAATGGTTGGGGGTCCATACCACTAGAGGCACTCCATTGCCAACCTCCATTATTAGCAGATAAATCACCATCAATGAGTTTCTGCATAAAATATTTTTCTCCCCATTGAGGATTAATCATTAAATCTTTAGTCAAAAAACTGGCAACTATCATTCTACATCTATTGTGCATCCAGCCAGTTTCATTTAATTGACGCATGGCAGCATCAACTATAGGATAACCTGTTTTCCCCTCACACCAAGCTTGAAAATATGTTTCATTATTTCGCCAAGGGAATGTTTTAAAAGTATCTCTATATGCACCATCAGCTAATGCTGGAAAATGGTACATACAGTGCTGATAAAATTCCCGCCATGCTAATTCTTTTTGCCATGTTTGGATACTGGCATTTACTTCATCACTATTACTATTTACTAAGGCTTCTATGGTAGTTTGCCAAATATTTCTAATCCCAATAACACCAAATTTCAAAGCTGCACTTAATTGAGATGTCCCATCAATTGCGGGAAAATTCCGCTGTTC
The window above is part of the Dolichospermum sp. DET69 genome. Proteins encoded here:
- a CDS encoding type II toxin-antitoxin system Phd/YefM family antitoxin, with translation MQTYNLIDAPNKHGEIFDQAAIEPVLLTQESQPSYVIFSVELYEKMINQIQELEDRLLLEKAKTAINESQMVGTEAFTSALESLANGET
- a CDS encoding deoxyribodipyrimidine photo-lyase — translated: MSDLILFWHRRDLRISDHTGLAAAREKSAKIVGVFCLDPQILQHDDIAPARVKYMIGCLQALQKRYQQAGSQLLILQNDPVIAIPQLAAALTAKAVFWNWDVEPYSQTRDLAVIEALKTIGIEFLNQNWDQLLHSPQEIFTGAKTPYTIYTPFWKNWITKPKAKPVQILENIAGLTEKEQEIAQQAGTINLPSAEDLGFIWDAELIISPGELAAQERLENFTTSAINEYEEQRNFPAIDGTSQLSAALKFGVIGIRNIWQTTIEALVNSNSDEVNASIQTWQKELAWREFYQHCMYHFPALADGAYRDTFKTFPWRNNETYFQAWCEGKTGYPIVDAAMRQLNETGWMHNRCRMIVASFLTKDLMINPQWGEKYFMQKLIDGDLSANNGGWQWSASSGMDPQPLRIFNPASQTQKFDAEAEYIRQWVPELRSVDTGYLVTGKIPPLYIGNYPQPIVDHQKQQALFKQIYQQQKAVS
- a CDS encoding DUF3326 domain-containing protein, whose amino-acid sequence is MQKPYTVILIIPTGIGAAIGGYAGDALPVAKLISQVCDRLITHPNVMNGASLYWNIPNAFYVEGYGLDKFAAGEWGLRPVRSNRVGLLLDQGIEPELMLRHLQVADAARATLGLNITNHVITDAPLNVELRTSPSGTSWGTIGNPDSLLRAAEKLIIEEKAEAIAVVARFPDDMDETAVENYRQGQGVDPLAGAEAVISHLLVRTFKIPCAHAPALSPAPPAANLSPRAAAEEIGYTFLPCVLVGLSNAPQFIINTENYSSLSTDIWADQVDALIIPATACGNSALLSLSQKQCQIITVAENKTLIQVSAPMLRIQTLQVNSYLEAVGVLVAHKAGINPSSLVISH
- a CDS encoding Gfo/Idh/MocA family oxidoreductase, translating into MQDSISVSEPNLYSQRSQPHLIRIGVIGVGNMGQHHTRILSSMKDVELVGVSDINVERGLETASKYKVRFFEDYCDLLPHVDAICVAVPTRLHYAVGINCLLAGIHVLIEKPIAASISEAESLVNAAAESQCILQVGHIERFNPAFRELTQVLKTEEVLALESHRMSPYSARANDVSVVLDLMIHDIDLLLELAASPVVKLTASGTRSLDSGYLDYVTATLGFANGVVATLTASKVTHRKIRRLVAHCKNSFTEADFLTNEIFVHRQTPVNPLIDHQKVLYRQDGLIEKVYTTNVQPLSAELEHFVNCVRGGNQPSVGGEQALKALRLASLIEQMALEERVWNPLEWSSESRVQSLTSTI
- a CDS encoding 2Fe-2S iron-sulfur cluster binding domain-containing protein gives rise to the protein MSKTYTVEINHQGTTYTIQVPENETILTAASSTGLDLPTSCGAGVCTTCAALVTEGTVEQSEGMGVSPDLQKQGYALLCVAKPLSNLKIETEKEDIVYQAQFGKA
- a CDS encoding putative toxin-antitoxin system toxin component, PIN family translates to MKNNRFVLDNNILVSALLIKNSPPFQIIKKIEAQGLTLYSEPTLLELNRVLSRKKFNKYFTVEEKQEFILKLVEMSELIEIKESITICRDSKDDKFLELAISGNADFIITGDQDLLVLNPFRNIEIITANEFLSRFN
- the queC gene encoding 7-cyano-7-deazaguanine synthase QueC; the protein is MKAVILLSGGLDSSTVLYQAKAEGCECYAISFDYQQRHQKELNSALMVGKVAGVVQHQVVNFDLRQWGGSALTDDQIDLPQERSLDEMADNIPVTYVPARNTIFLSFALGYAEAIAAERVYIGVNALDYSGYPDCRPDYIEAMQEVFRLGTKQGREGQAIEIIAPLINLKKTEIIQLGNQLGVPWHLTWSCYAGDDVACGVCDSCQLRLAAFAELGLKDPVAYAEVG
- a CDS encoding plasmid segregation centromere-binding protein ParR, producing the protein MFQWSKKVVKSVTFNPDIADESLLAQVENYLEEQPDKTFSDLCKESLWKLLCVPEPVQLASKTANITMVEQRIGEIQNQMVGFEERLFARESHRLEAIESQMLQLTQQVAKLAIILNQQPLTYIPPDSVVQAIPEPEPQEIDPIIDRIGQFLDDF
- a CDS encoding CPBP family intramembrane metalloprotease — translated: MIQQRNQEPEIPYLTRTQVLVAMGVTAIILWIVAKLWLRWGNIILFKWQWHEQDLLLGIGLGLIITILSGLAYRLSPSYRKSADYYLEMVLKPLALPDLIWLGLLPGLSEELLFRGVMLPALGGDHTAVIVSSLCFGVLHLSSPQQWPYVIWATIIGIILGYSALFSGNLLVPIIAHIVTNLLSSYLWKIQKF
- a CDS encoding ParM/StbA family protein yields the protein MTDQPPVANPMNAAAIPMNRNPAASAATPMNSGNSGKPSNIGGKVILSVDLGRTSTKTCVSREPNNVAFIPSNVKQTSIEQIRGGVFEAKATDPLMDLWLEYQGSGYAVGQLAADFGANLGVGQSKVEDALVKVLSSAGYFKLKDEIFVVLGLPFLSLEQFEKEKAQLTSLVTGPHVLNFRGESITLNIAKVWIMPEGYGSLLWSETQPNKAVTAPDFTKISVGIVDIGHQTIDMIMVDNFRFARAASKSEDFGMSKFYEMVAKEIDGADSQSLALISAVNKPKGERFYRPKGASKPTNLDDFLPNLTEQFSRDICSRVLAWLPERVTDVIITGGGGEFFWEDVQRLLKEAKINAYLAVPSRQANALGQYIYGEAQLSAAVRAR
- a CDS encoding type II toxin-antitoxin system RelE/ParE family toxin is translated as MAKLDGLSTVMDFLNGLQPKIAAQISKKVLSLNVEPLPNDSEQLSGYQGFYRVDSGEYRIVYRYFPDQDLVEVILVGKRNDDVYKRLKRLLG